A window from Cryptomeria japonica chromosome 1, Sugi_1.0, whole genome shotgun sequence encodes these proteins:
- the LOC131050440 gene encoding aldehyde oxidase GLOX gives MKWVERSVLQAVAWLVIVAFCWGQTDGQLQGSWELLLENAGISSMHSVLLHTNRVLMYDRQGRGPSNISRTDPACSNAPRPLPFDSECWSHSVEYDIATNTVRPLHLVTDTWCSSGAVLSDGTVIQTGGFGDGGNMTRIFKPCTDQTCDWVESTTEKLIFKRWYASNQILPDNRIIIVGGLVAYSYEFYPKKSGKDFEYLNFIWQTITKGEDNNLYPFVHLSSDGNLFIFANNESILVDYKTNQLLRTFPQMPGGGARNYPSTGSSVMLPLDFADNFTRVEIMICGGTPLGNFIKADKQKVYLKGLNNCGRIEITSEIPVWQMEDMPGPRLMADMIILPTGEILLINGAELGSAGWQDARNPVLNPWLYRPAQSAGNRFTVLDPSSIPRMYHSTANLLPDGRILVAGSNPNDYYNFADDVFSKTELRVEAYSPYYLNQQNNLVRPSVKSVQQFEAIPYASTFQVQFTVGGTLSQDLRFHVYAPPFNTHSVSMSQRMLSLAATPVAKENGFYSVFLTAPPNSVAAPSGYYLLYVVNGGIPSQGQWIRFV, from the coding sequence ATGAAGTGGGTAGAGAGATCAGTCCTCCAGGCCGTAGCTTGGCTGGTCATAGTAGCATTCTGTTGGGGGCAGACTGACGGGCAGCTGCAAGGGAGTTGGGAACTCTTGCTAGAAAACGCTGGAATTTCGTCAATGCATTCGGTGCTACTTCATACTAACAGAGTTCTCATGTATGACCGGCAAGGCCGGGGCCCGTCCAATATCTCTCGAACCGACCCGGCCTGCAGTAACGCTCCCCGGCCTCTTCCTTTCGATTCTGAATGCTGGTCGCACTCGGTGGAATACGACATTGCAACCAATACGGTGAGACCGCTGCACCTGGTGACGGACACATGGTGCTCTTCGGGTGCAGTTCTCAGCGATGGGACTGTCATCCAAACCGGCGGTTTTGGAGACGGTGGGAATATGACACGCATTTTTAAACCATGCACCGACCAGACCTGCGACTGGGTAGAATCCACTACCGAGAAGCTGATATTCAAGAGGTGGTATGCCTCTAACCAGATCTTACCCGACAATCGGATCATCATTGTGGGAGGCCTCGTGGCGTATAGCTACGAATTTTACCCCAAGAAAAGCGGCAAGGATTTTGAGTACCTGAATTTTATTTGGCAGACCATTACTAAAGGCGAGGACAACAATCTGTACCCGTTTGTCCATCTGTCTTCCGACGGCAATCTGTTCATCTTCGCCAATAATGAATCCATTCTGGTTGACTACAAGACAAACCAGCTGCTCAGAACATTCCCCCAAATGCCTGGCGGGGGCGCACGTAACTACCCGAGCACGGGCTCTTCAGTCATGTTACCGCTGGACTTCGCCGACAATTTTACAAGAGTTGAGATTATGATCTGCGGAGGAACACCCTTGGGAAACTTCATAAAGGCGGACAAGCAAAAGGTATACCTCAAGGGTCTGAACAACTGCGGGAGAATTGAGATCACCTCTGAGATCCCAGTGTGGCAGATGGAGGACATGCCCGGGCCAAGATTGATGGCCGACATGATCATCCTACCCACGGGCGAAATTCTCCTAATCAACGGTGCCGAATTAGGATCCGCTGGGTGGCAAGATGCACGGAATCCCGTGCTCAATCCGTGGCTCTACCGACCGGCCCAATCTGCGGGTAACAGATTTACCGTCCTGGATCCCTCAAGCATTCCTCGAATGTACCATTCTACTGCAAATCTTCTTCCCGATGGACGGATCCTCGTGGCCGGAAGCAACCCCAATGATTACTATAACTTTGCCGACGACGTATTTTCCAAAACCGAGCTGCGGGTGGAGGCCTACAGTCCTTACTATCTGAACCAGCAAAACAATCTGGTTCGACCCAGCGTTAAGTCTGTTCAACAATTTGAAGCGATCCCCTACGCATCGACATTCCAAGTTCAGTTCACAGTCGGTGGCACTCTGAGCCAGGACCTTCGTTTTCACGTCTACGCCCCTCCCTTCAATACCCACAGTGTGTCCATGAGCCAGAGGATGCTGTCGCTCGCTGCCACCCCGGTTGCGAAAGAAAATGGGTTTTACTCTGTGTTCTTGACGGCTCCACCCAACTCGGTGGCTGCTCCTTCTGGGTATTATCTGCTTTATGTTGTCAATGGAGGTATTCCTAGCCAGGGGCAATGGATTCGCTTCGTGTAA